CGAGAGAAATTGGACTTCGGAAAGCGATTGGTGCGACAAGAAGAAAAATCCTCTTACAATTTCTAATCGAGTCCATCACGTTAACTTCATTAGGAGGATTGATAGGAATTGGCCTAGCAGCATTGGGCAGTATCCTCGTTTCCGAGTTTTCGCCCATTACGGCTTCCGTTAGTCCGTTAATTGTTCTAATAGGTGTTAGTTTTTCAGCCTTAATTGGTATTATCTTTGGATTACTTCCCGCAAACAAAGCCTCAAAGCTTAGTCCAATTGAGGCATTAAGATACGAGTAACAGAATATAATTTTCCCTCAGATGAAAGTTCTGAGGGATTTTTTAATTTAATTTTCAGTTTAATAGTTATAAAGCCAATGCTTACGTGTATTATTAATATACATACTAAGTGAACGTGAAGTTGAGGTAATGTTTAATGAATAAGGCGTTATTAATAAATGAAGATACTTGCTATGCAATGGCTGAGCAAAAGGCAAGGGAGTATTTTCAATCACTTTATCAGCAAGTTAAGCAAAAAAACTATATTCCTACTCTAACTAGTGATATACAATCCTGGAAGCACAACCATATTCATCATCATTCATTATTCTCTTTTTTTTCTCGTGGTAAAAGTAAAGCAGACCCCCGTGATTATCACAATTATATTAAATATCTGGATTACACTGGCAAACTAGACAATTACCTGGATAGGAGCATATCTTATATTTTTATGCGTGATTTGGGTAAAGCGCTGGATTCGAAAGAGACACAGGCTAGAATTGATAGTGTTGTTAACAGTTTAAAAAACAATCTTACCCAGCCAAAGGAAAATCGTGAAAATAAGAATGAGATTTTCTCTATGGCTTGGTTGTACAGGTGGGCCCAGCAGGAATCTATTGAATCTGCAATTATCTGGATGATAAATAAACTTAAAGTTGTATCCAACCACCTTCCAGAGGGGATGGACGCTAACCATGCCCAGCGTAAGCTTATTAAAATTATAGCTGGAGTCGTGATGCATGAGATTGAAGAGATGGGCGATAAAATTCCCTCTGAAGAACGGGCTCGCAGACTAGATAGAGCCATTAGGATAGGCTATGCCTATGGTTTGACCTATCCCTATATTGATGACCTTCTCGATTCAAAAGTCTTATCCGAGAAAGAGAAAAAACAATACTCTAACTTGATTCGTACCACCCTTACTACTGGAGCAGTACCGAATTTGGCCGGGGAGTGGGACGATAAGAACATAGCTTTGATTACGTTCATTCATTCGGAGCTTCGAGAGGGATTTGAATATATTAAGGCACAACAGCAGCCAGAAACTATAAAATCATTCTTTGAACAATCATATGTATTTTTTCATTCGCAGGAAGTGGACCGTGAAAAGGATTTGTCGAATGGAAGTTATACGAATGAAGAGCTTTATATTCCGGTTATTCTCAAATCCTCTTCATCACGATTGATCGTTCGCTCCGTTATTAATGCTGTTGAAGATGAGGGATTCGACAATCGAACCTTCTTTTATGGCATTTACAACCAGCTGGCAGATGACTTTGCTGATATGTTTGATGATTTGCAGAATGGTGCCGTAACACCCTATACCTATTATCTGAAATATCACGACAAAAGGGATGATCTTATTAATCCATTTGAATTATATTGGAGTGTCATTTCCAATTTAATTCATAGTGTCTATCACTCAGATAAAAAGGCATGTGAAGTCATTTTAGATCGTGCGATAAACGGATTAAAGAGATATAAAGAACGAATGGGCGTAAAAGAATACAATGAAGTGATGGAACTTTTTTCTTCAGGAAATCCCAATTTCAATACCATCATTCAAAAGATGGCAGCTAAAGCAGACGACGTGGATTTCTTCGATAAACTCCTGCGTGACCATATGATAACCAACATGAAAAATGAACGAAAAGAGCAGGAAGAATTCTCAGATTTAATCGAAAATGTACGTAACCAAATTAATCATCTTTTACCAATTCCTAAAGATGATACTTTGAATGGTCCAATCGTTGAGGCTGCAAACTATAGCCTAAAGGGTGATGGAAAGCGGTTAAGGCCTATCATTACTTGGATTATGGGCATTCAGGAATACGGATTAGATCAGTCGGCAATTGTACCACTTATAAAATCATTAGAATACATGCATACTGCTTCACTGATTTTTGATGATCTGCCTTCACAGGATAATGCAGCCATTCGCAGGGGACGGCCAACGCTGCATATGGTGTACGATAGTGCTATTGCAGAATTAACAGGTCTCTATCTAACGCAGAAGGCAATAGAGGAACAAGCATCACTCGAAAAGTTCAATTCGAAGACCGTGCTAAGCTTGGTTAAATATTCTTCTAGATTGACTGAAGAAATGTGTAAAGGGCAGGCAATGGATTTGAAATCCAAAGGGAAAGTGTTAACCTTAGAAGACTTAAATACTATGTGCTTCTATAAAACTGGACTTGGTTTCGAAGCGTCCCTAATCATGCCTGCCATTCTTGCGGAAGCTAAACCATCCGAGATTGATGCTTTAAAAAAGTTCGCTTATCATGTCGGCATTGCCTTTCAAATAAAGGATGACTTGCTGGATGTGGAGGGTGATTTGGACATACTGGGAAAACCCGTTGGAAAAGACGAGGAGAACAATAATTCGACCTTTGTATCAATCTTAGGTATTGATGGTGCGAAAAAAGCGATGTGGGAACACTATTGTGATGCCCTAGAAACGTTGCAAGAGATTCCACGCAACACTACTTTTCTAAAACATATACTGAACTATATTGTGCATCGTGATCATTAAGAGTAAATTAAAAGTTCCAAAAGCAAGGTAATAACCAAACGGTTGTTGCCTTTTTTTCATTAGATCGGCTGTGATAAAGCTAAATATTGATTTTGGCACTCTGTTGATTTTCGTTCCAGGCACGAAGACTCCTGCGGGAGGACGGGGCAGGGGAGACCCCGCAGTCGCTTAAGCGAACGAGGAGTAGGAAAAGCGAAAGCGCCTTGTACAGCCCCGACAAGCGCTGGAGGGCCTGACGATGAAGTCGTTCTTTGACTTCAACGTTGGGACCGAAGCGACTCGAGGGGCTAGGCGCTGCAGCTAGACAGGCTCCCCGTACCGCCCGCGGAAAGCGAAGTGACTGGAGCGGAAATCAACAGACCAATATAACACAGCAAAAAATTAAAATAACAATTGAATAAAATTAATGAATATTTTTACTTTTTGTAATACAATAAATTCTTGCGAGGAGGATTATTATGAATTTATTAAAAACTACAGTAGAGCATTTTAAACCATATTGGAGAAAGCTTTTGCTTGCCCTGTTTTTTTCCTTAGTAGGTGGAGCATTTACGATTTTACCCCCTATCCTAGCAGGAAAACTGGTGGATGAGGTAATAGGCGATAGAGAAATGAACTTCTTACTTTTGGTTGTCGCTGGAGTTCTCGTTGCCTATTTAGGGAAGTCGCTATTTGAGACACTGCAGGAGTATGTGCAAGTGAAAATCGGCTTAGATGTGATTACTGATATGCAGATTCGAGCCTTCAAAAAGTTGCACCGTACACCGATGTCGTTTTTTACAACGACACCAAGAGGAGATATGTTATACCGTCTAACGCATGATGTAGAGTCCATTCAAAACTTAAATAATACGGTCGTGCCCCGTATTTTACAGCAGGTTATTGGCGCGATTGCCGCATTTTCCGCGGTATTTGTTTTGTATTGGCCAGCAGCCATCGTGATGTTTGTCGTTTTTGCCATTTATATTTTTCCTTCGTTTAAATTAGGAAAAGTCATGAGAAAAATGAGTGCCACGCAGAGAGATATGAGTGCAGATATGTATCAACATTTACAGGAAAGTATTGAAAGTATTCGATTAGTCAGGACCTTTCAGACACAAAGTGCTGAGGTAGAAACACAGCAAAAGAAATTGTCAGATTGGAAAAACTTCTCCATTCGTGCAGCGTTGATTGGAAAAGTAAACTGGCGCTTAGGAAATTTGTTCAATATTGCAACTCCTGGTGTTGTGATGTTAATTGGTGGATTTTCGATTTGGGAAGGGAATATAACCATTGGAACCCTCGTTGCTTGTCTTAGTTTTATACCGATCATGTTTTTACCTGTCCGCTCATTAGCTGAAAATGCGCTAACCATTCAACAGGCGATACCGGCTTTACAAAGAATCTATGAATATTTCGAATTACCCGAAGAGCATGAAGAGAATCTTCCGTCCTTTGGAAATGTAGAAGGAAGAATCGACTTAGAAAATATCTGGTTTACTTATCCTAACAGTGATAAAAAAATCCTACAAGGCGTTTCGCTATCCATGGAACAAGGGAATCACATTGGAATTGTTGGTACAAGCGGCGGCGGAAAGAGTACACTCATTCAAATTCTACTAGGATTATATGAACCTGATGAAGGGTCAGTTCTAATTGATGGAAAGAACCTATTCTCTTACAATCGAAACAGCTTTAGACAGCAGGTAGGAGTTGTTTCTCAAGAAACCTTTCTATTAAACAGCACGCTTCGCAATAATCTTTTGTATGGAAAGAAGGAAGCAGCCCAAGAAGAATTGGATA
This Neobacillus sp. YX16 DNA region includes the following protein-coding sequences:
- a CDS encoding ABC transporter ATP-binding protein; this translates as MNLLKTTVEHFKPYWRKLLLALFFSLVGGAFTILPPILAGKLVDEVIGDREMNFLLLVVAGVLVAYLGKSLFETLQEYVQVKIGLDVITDMQIRAFKKLHRTPMSFFTTTPRGDMLYRLTHDVESIQNLNNTVVPRILQQVIGAIAAFSAVFVLYWPAAIVMFVVFAIYIFPSFKLGKVMRKMSATQRDMSADMYQHLQESIESIRLVRTFQTQSAEVETQQKKLSDWKNFSIRAALIGKVNWRLGNLFNIATPGVVMLIGGFSIWEGNITIGTLVACLSFIPIMFLPVRSLAENALTIQQAIPALQRIYEYFELPEEHEENLPSFGNVEGRIDLENIWFTYPNSDKKILQGVSLSMEQGNHIGIVGTSGGGKSTLIQILLGLYEPDEGSVLIDGKNLFSYNRNSFRQQVGVVSQETFLLNSTLRNNLLYGKKEAAQEELDKAVEAAGLKDLIESLEDKYETVVGERGLKLSGGQRQRVALARAILRQPPVLIFDEATSSLDGETEEKVQESLEQLIPGRTTITIAHRLVTVRNADKILLLDQGMVAEQGTHEELLALRGQYYELYKAQYSELEKEMIG
- a CDS encoding polyprenyl synthetase family protein is translated as MNKALLINEDTCYAMAEQKAREYFQSLYQQVKQKNYIPTLTSDIQSWKHNHIHHHSLFSFFSRGKSKADPRDYHNYIKYLDYTGKLDNYLDRSISYIFMRDLGKALDSKETQARIDSVVNSLKNNLTQPKENRENKNEIFSMAWLYRWAQQESIESAIIWMINKLKVVSNHLPEGMDANHAQRKLIKIIAGVVMHEIEEMGDKIPSEERARRLDRAIRIGYAYGLTYPYIDDLLDSKVLSEKEKKQYSNLIRTTLTTGAVPNLAGEWDDKNIALITFIHSELREGFEYIKAQQQPETIKSFFEQSYVFFHSQEVDREKDLSNGSYTNEELYIPVILKSSSSRLIVRSVINAVEDEGFDNRTFFYGIYNQLADDFADMFDDLQNGAVTPYTYYLKYHDKRDDLINPFELYWSVISNLIHSVYHSDKKACEVILDRAINGLKRYKERMGVKEYNEVMELFSSGNPNFNTIIQKMAAKADDVDFFDKLLRDHMITNMKNERKEQEEFSDLIENVRNQINHLLPIPKDDTLNGPIVEAANYSLKGDGKRLRPIITWIMGIQEYGLDQSAIVPLIKSLEYMHTASLIFDDLPSQDNAAIRRGRPTLHMVYDSAIAELTGLYLTQKAIEEQASLEKFNSKTVLSLVKYSSRLTEEMCKGQAMDLKSKGKVLTLEDLNTMCFYKTGLGFEASLIMPAILAEAKPSEIDALKKFAYHVGIAFQIKDDLLDVEGDLDILGKPVGKDEENNNSTFVSILGIDGAKKAMWEHYCDALETLQEIPRNTTFLKHILNYIVHRDH